The Salmo trutta chromosome 22, fSalTru1.1, whole genome shotgun sequence genome contains the following window.
CTCCAAAATGAAGAAGTGAAATGTAAATTATCATTGCCACCAACAAGAGGAACCAGTTATACACCTGCTGGCAGAAATCTGTTCTTGCCTGATGAAAGGCTGACGGTGACCTGTACCTCAGGATTCTGGATATTTTTCTCACGTCAGACTGAAAATACAATAACATGCAAAGAGGACGGAAAGTGGTCATCTTCTACAACAGATTGTGAACGTATGTTCATACTGGAGAGTATATTGTAATATGATATATTGAGAGTGTATTGgggtattattttttatttttatttaactaggcaagtcagttaagaacaaattcttattttcaatgacggcctaggaacagtgggttacctgccttgttcaggggcagacagacagatttttaccttgtcagcttggatttgaccttgcaaccttgcggttacaagtccaatgctctaaccactaggctacctgcgaaCCCGTTACTGTACAGGTTTGATTCATGCTAACACTAAACATCTCTATCATTGTAGCGATAACCTGTCGTGATCCACGTGACCCACTTTTGAGTTCTCCCAACCTCTGGAAGCGGGGTCAATTGAGAGGAACTCAGCGTTACAGCTGTAGAACCGGATTTAAAACCACAAATGCCCGGGGTGTTGCCACATGCACAAGTGATGGCTCCTGGACTCCAGACCCACTCTGTGAAGGTGCTGTTTATTGACGGAAGCTTTCTTTGAATATCACTGTGGTTTGATTACCTTGTGCTCCGATGTTAGTTTGGACTGCATCAGAATTACGCTGTTTGTCTTTCAGAGATAACATGTGACAAGCCAGATATCCCAAATGCTGTGATTAAAGACCCTAAAACAAGATACAAATTCAAGGATCCGCTCACTTATGAGTGTAAGATGAATTATGAACTATTGGACAGTACTACCAGACCTACCTGTACAACAAATGGCTGGTCCCAGACACTTGGCTGTAAAGGTAGGATGACATTTAAATTTCAATCATCTAAAACTCTGAGGATGTGAGTAAAGACACTGATCCAGAGGGTTTAAGGCTACTGGAAAGATCAAGCATCAGATTTGAGCCTATTGTTTGATTCCCTATTTGATGATTTGGTGTGGAATTGGTAATGGCATGAATTTTCCAGATATTGCTCTGTTCAGTGCTTTTACCAAACTGACAGCTTGGCCAAAATGTCATGATACGGTAAATGCTTTATAGAACAGGTCCTCTAAGTGCGCTGTTAACTGCACGATGTGTCACAATGCGTTCTTTAATGTTTCCTGCCATTGTTTCTCCCACAAATAAAGGGAGTATTCATCATATTGAAGGTATAAGGAGGTATAGATAGGTGTGTCACTGTGTTGCTGTACTGGTATGATTCATGCTAACACTAAACATCTCTATCATTGTAGTGATAACATGTGGTGATCCACGTGACCCTCTTGTGAGTTCTGCCTACCGCTGGAAGCGGGGTCAATTGGGAGGAACTCAGCGTTACAGCTGTAGAACCGGATTTAAAACCATGAATGTGTCACATTGtgttctataatgttttatgtcCTTGTTTCCCCCAGAAATAGAGGGAGCATGTATCAACCCAACTGTGATTAATGGATTCATAGTTCAGTCAAATGAGAGGAATGTTGATCCCAGGAATAGCAAGATATACTATTCCTGCAATGTAGGGTTCAAACCCTCTACCGGGGGTTGGTGGGGTGAAGCCACATGTACTGAGGGAACATGGTCTGGAACATTAAAGTGTATTGGTAAGAAAACAGATCCTCTAGATATTACCTCTTTACAAAGTAGATCAAGAACAGTACAATTAATTTCCTTCACTAGATTGGTCTGAAACTCAATCTCAATATTCTTTCTCTCTAGATCAATCACAATGTGGCAGAATCCCTGTCATTCCCAACACAAAAAATGTACCTCACGGGGAAGTCTATAAGAATAAACAAACTGTTACAATTGATTGCAAAGTTGGATACACATCTGAAAATATGACTATAAAATGTAATGATGGAGAATGGCAAACACCATTACCAGCTTGTAAACGTGAGTAGTTGTTAATAGTTTTGTGCATTTGAAAAAATCACTTGATTTTAATTGTATGCAGTGGCCAGTCATCCTTCAATGTATGTTTACTATATGTTTGAATAGTTTGGAGAAAAGGCCCCAGAAGCCCATATGATATTATGTAATTACATAGGTAGTAGTTctgtgtatgtactgtgtgtatgttttCTACCCACTAATCTTTCATCAATATTTTCTTCTCTTGAAGCGCAAGGCGTTATATGTGATCCTCCACCTAAAGTTGAAAATGCAATTGTTAAAATCCCctatcaaaataaatatatagagGGATTTGAAGTGAATTATGAATGTCGCAAGTCCTTTGAAATAGAGGGACTTAAAAAACTTACTTGTGAAAATGGGAGTTGGACAACTTCACCACCAACATGCAAACGTAAGTATTGATAACTGTTTGAAACTGATGCAGTAATTCAGTTTTGAGTTACTCTACTATGAACAGCACCTATTCAAACaggaaaaaaattatatttaaatatTCATTGAGATAAAGTTCCTTATCATATAACACCCTTTTTCTCCCCTCACACAATCAGGAATCCTTGTTTAGGCTTTGCTTGGTATTAcagaaatatcaaatcaaatcaaatgtatttatatagcccttcgtacatcagctgaaatctcaaagtgctgtacagaaacccagcctaaaaccccaaacagcaagcaaactccctagaaaggcaaaaaacctaggaagaaacctagagaggaaccaggctatgaggggtggccagtcctcttctggctgtgccgggtggagattataacagaacatggtcaagatgttaaaatgtatCAATCTCTGATTTATAGTTTGCTGTTTTTTGCTACAATGCAATATAGTGTAGTATTCCTAGATATGATCATGGATGAGTTTCAGTGCATATTTACAGTATATATCACAAATTACCCCAGTTAAATTCTCTGAATATGCTGTACATTGGCTATTGACTATGGTTCTAACCATACATCCGTTCACTGCCACTTTTGTGTCTCTGGTACTTAATTGTAATTTGGTAGTTCTTCACCTACAGAGTACTGTGGTAAGCCTGAGGGCACAGGGAAAAAATTTCTGATTCTTGACCAAGTGCAAAAGAGATACGAAAATGGGAACCAAATAGATTATACATGCATTAGCCCATACAATGGCCCTGGAGGAAAAGCAACTTGCCAGAATCGAGAATGGCACATGCCAGTTGAATGTAAAGGTAAGTCTTAAGTCTACGGTACTGTATTATCATGGTACTATATTATCCTAGTACTGTATTATGTTACTGAATCATGGTATAGTATTATCATGGTATTGTACAATTAtggtactgtactatattatCATGGTGCTGTATTATCATGGTACTGTATTATCATTGTACAGTAGTGTAATATAATGGTATTATATTACcatggtattgtactgtattatcaTTGTACAGTAGTGTAATATAATGGTATTATATTACcatggtattgtactgtattatcaTTGTACAGTAGTGTAATATAATGGTATTATATTATcatggtattgtactgtattatcaTTGTACAGTAGTGTAATATAATGGTATTATATTATcatggtattgtactgtattatcaTTGTACGGTACTGTATTATCATGGTACTATATTATGTTACTGAATCATGGTACTGTATTATCATGGAATTGTATTATCATGCTACTGTATCATGGTACTGTGTTAACATGGCACTATCATGATTATGCTACTGTATTACCATGGTATTGTATTATCCTGGTACTGTATTTTCA
Protein-coding sequences here:
- the LOC115158772 gene encoding coagulation factor XIII B chain isoform X1, translated to MRLITLSFVFALWLCTLSFVKGQDCFRKDVLQITGTENVDISKLDDTEIDKTVRLPCAIGYVGFVRLKCTNNGWIKDGGRKCEPKSCGHPGDTPNGDFRLSILDDFVFGAQVLYECRKGYQMVTRSRHRTCVEQGWDSALPICEALKCPVIQANDNVVVIGNSEDATYGNVIQFECQSNHMVLKGSSEMDCNDKGEWSSTVPTCEVIKCYAPDIANGAVIGPPKDNYNEDDILRYNCNAKYVKSQGRAPQCTKMGNKAIWSPTPECEEVKCKLSLPPTRGTSYTPAGRNLFLPDERLTVTCTSGFWIFFSRQTENTITCKEDGKWSSSTTDCEPITCRDPRDPLLSSPNLWKRGQLRGTQRYSCRTGFKTTNARGVATCTSDGSWTPDPLCEEITCDKPDIPNAVIKDPKTRYKFKDPLTYECKMNYELLDSTTRPTCTTNGWSQTLGCKEIEGACINPTVINGFIVQSNERNVDPRNSKIYYSCNVGFKPSTGGWWGEATCTEGTWSGTLKCIDQSQCGRIPVIPNTKNVPHGEVYKNKQTVTIDCKVGYTSENMTIKCNDGEWQTPLPACKPQGVICDPPPKVENAIVKIPYQNKYIEGFEVNYECRKSFEIEGLKKLTCENGSWTTSPPTCKQYCGKPEGTGKKFLILDQVQKRYENGNQIDYTCISPYNGPGGKATCQNREWHMPVECKASCPDPPSIENGDFINEKRDDEGITEVYYQCSRRYTLSFTGSIRCQNGIWPSPPKCLRPCEISTFDAEYNLKNLPKKDNIAHGEKKTLHCKEGYYHKYKRYSWNIVAIEVKCDDGEMQYGEHKPICAILIHR
- the LOC115158772 gene encoding coagulation factor XIII B chain isoform X2, which codes for MRLITLSFVFALWLCTLSFVKGQDCFRKDVLQITGTENVDISKLDDTEIDKTVRLPCAIGYVGFVRLKCTNNGWIKDGGRKCEPKSCGHPGDTPNGDFRLSILDDFVFGAQVLYECRKGYQMVTRSRHRTCVEQGWDSALPICEALKCPVIQANDNVVVIGNSEDATYGNVIQFECQSNHMVLKGSSEMDCNDKGEWSSTVPTCEVIKCYAPDIANGAVIGPPKDNYNEDDILRYNCNAKYVKSQGRAPQCTKMGNKAIWSPTPECEEVKCKLSLPPTRGTSYTPAGRNLFLPDERLTVTCTSGFWIFFSRQTENTITCKEDGKWSSSTTDCEPITCRDPRDPLLSSPNLWKRGQLRGTQRYSCRTGFKTTNARGVATCTSDGSWTPDPLCEEITCDKPDIPNAVIKDPKTRYKFKDPLTYECKMNYELLDSTTRPTCTTNGWSQTLGCKEIEGACINPTVINGFIVQSNERNVDPRNSKIYYSCNVGFKPSTGGWWGEATCTEGTWSGTLKCIDQSQCGRIPVIPNTKNVPHGEVYKNKQTVTIDCKVGYTSENMTIKCNDGEWQTPLPACKPQGVICDPPPKVENAIVKIPYQNKYIEGFEVNYECRKSFEIEGLKKLTCENGSWTTSPPTCKQYCGKPEGTGKKFLILDQVQKRYENGNQIDYTCISPYNGPGGKATCQNREWHMPVECKASCPDPPSIENGDFINEKRDDEGITEVYYQCSRRYTLSFTGSIRCQNGIWPSPPKCLRPCEISTFDAEYNLKNLPKKDNIAHGEKKTLHCKEGYYHKYKRYSWNIVAIEVKCDDGEMQYGEHKPICSHLDS